One window from the genome of Acidihalobacter ferrooxydans encodes:
- the hflK gene encoding FtsH protease activity modulator HflK, with protein MPWNEPGKDNSGNKDPWGGGQRGGGGSGNFDLERWLRQWLDRLGGKRPQGDGDGPSGFGFSSASIVLLVVVLAFAWLATGFYIVGPGERGVVLRFGAFAGETMPGPHWHLPYPIATVDVVDTGQIRSAQSKSVMLTKDENIVDVDVSAQYRVRNAERYLFDLRSPNKTLREAMISAIREVVGQSKMDYVVGEGRADIALRTQQIMQKTLDSYKAGLQVIKVNLQDAQPPEQVQGAFADAIKAREDEVRYRNEAEAYANSILPQARGEAARLDEQAQAYKEQVVARAEGDASRFDALLKEYLKAPKVTRERLYLDTMQGVLSSSSKVLIDTQGKGNSLLYLPLDKLGQSASNGGADGRSGATGSVLSGAPAPGTAGAAMEAERLRRDQRTRGAN; from the coding sequence ATGCCTTGGAACGAACCGGGGAAGGACAATTCAGGTAACAAGGACCCGTGGGGCGGGGGGCAGCGCGGCGGAGGCGGATCGGGAAATTTCGATCTGGAGCGCTGGTTACGTCAGTGGCTGGATCGACTCGGTGGCAAGCGCCCGCAGGGCGATGGGGATGGTCCGTCCGGTTTTGGATTTTCCAGTGCAAGCATCGTGTTGCTGGTGGTGGTGCTGGCTTTTGCCTGGCTCGCGACGGGTTTCTATATTGTCGGCCCCGGCGAGCGTGGCGTGGTGTTGCGTTTCGGCGCATTCGCCGGCGAGACGATGCCCGGACCGCACTGGCATCTGCCGTACCCGATAGCCACGGTCGATGTGGTCGATACCGGCCAGATTCGCAGTGCGCAGAGCAAGTCCGTGATGCTCACAAAGGATGAAAATATTGTCGACGTGGACGTGTCGGCGCAGTATCGCGTGCGCAATGCGGAAAGGTATTTGTTCGATCTGCGCAGTCCGAACAAAACCCTGCGCGAAGCGATGATCAGTGCGATCCGCGAAGTGGTCGGGCAGAGCAAGATGGATTACGTGGTGGGCGAGGGTCGTGCGGATATTGCCCTGCGCACGCAGCAAATCATGCAGAAGACACTGGACAGCTATAAGGCTGGTCTGCAGGTGATTAAGGTCAATTTGCAGGATGCGCAGCCGCCGGAGCAGGTGCAAGGCGCGTTCGCCGACGCCATCAAGGCGCGTGAGGATGAAGTGCGTTATCGCAACGAGGCCGAGGCCTACGCCAACTCGATTCTGCCGCAAGCGCGAGGTGAAGCGGCGCGGCTGGACGAACAGGCCCAGGCATACAAGGAGCAGGTTGTAGCGCGCGCCGAGGGTGACGCATCGCGCTTCGATGCCTTGTTGAAAGAATATCTCAAGGCGCCGAAGGTGACGCGCGAACGCTTGTATCTCGATACCATGCAGGGTGTGCTGAGCAGTAGCTCCAAAGTTCTGATCGACACTCAGGGCAAGGGCAACAGTCTCCTCTATCTGCCGCTGGACAAATTGGGTCAGAGCGCCTCGAATGGCGGGGCGGACGGCCGTTCCGGCGCGACGGGGAGCGTGCTTAGTGGGGCGCCGGCTCCTGGCACGGCCGGCGCGGCAATGGAAGCCGAACGTTTGCGTCGCGATCAGCGTACGCGGGGAGCGAATTGA
- the hflX gene encoding ribosome rescue GTPase HflX, with amino-acid sequence MFERPQSGETAVLVHIDFAELADNRELDEFAELARSAGAQVQEIVRLRRRAPDSKYFVGSGKAEEIAAAVVASGAQLVIFNHGLSPSQERNLEALFKTRVLDRTGLILDIFAQRARSHEGKLQVELAQLNHLATRLVRGWTHLERQKGGIGLRGPGETQLETDRRLLGGRIKQINRKLERVRSQREQGRQARRKAELPTIALVGYTNAGKSTLFNRLCDARVRAANQLFATLDPTLRRIELAPGTVAVMADTVGFVRDLPHELVEAFHATLQETRDADLLLHVVDAADPERLQTMSQVESVLRDIGAGEQTVIQVYNKLDLLDDTPHVDRNPEGDVERVWVSAHDGRGIDLLRQVLAQYFVPDMVHGWMHLEPGEGRLRARLFGLGAVLDERIDDYGAWELEVRLPQRELDVALASTRRAEAGLRPA; translated from the coding sequence TTGTTCGAACGACCACAAAGCGGTGAAACGGCAGTATTGGTTCATATCGATTTTGCCGAACTAGCCGATAACCGAGAGCTCGACGAGTTTGCCGAGCTGGCGCGCTCCGCCGGGGCGCAGGTGCAGGAAATCGTGCGCCTGCGCCGTCGTGCGCCTGACTCCAAGTATTTCGTTGGCAGCGGCAAAGCGGAGGAAATCGCCGCTGCGGTCGTCGCCAGCGGTGCGCAGCTGGTGATTTTCAATCATGGGCTGAGCCCCAGCCAGGAACGCAATCTGGAGGCTTTGTTCAAAACGCGGGTGCTTGATCGCACCGGCCTGATTCTCGACATCTTCGCGCAGCGCGCGCGTTCGCACGAAGGCAAGCTGCAAGTCGAACTCGCGCAACTCAATCACCTGGCGACCCGGCTGGTTCGCGGCTGGACTCACCTTGAGCGTCAGAAGGGCGGTATCGGTCTGCGGGGGCCGGGTGAAACACAGCTGGAAACGGACCGGCGCCTGCTCGGTGGGCGGATCAAACAGATCAACCGCAAGCTGGAGCGCGTGCGCAGCCAACGCGAGCAGGGCCGACAGGCACGGCGCAAGGCGGAACTGCCCACAATTGCGCTGGTAGGCTATACCAACGCGGGCAAGTCGACGTTGTTCAATCGTTTGTGCGATGCGCGCGTGCGTGCGGCGAATCAGTTGTTCGCCACATTGGACCCGACGCTGCGGCGCATCGAACTGGCGCCGGGCACGGTGGCGGTAATGGCCGATACGGTGGGCTTCGTGCGCGATCTGCCGCACGAACTGGTAGAGGCATTTCACGCCACCCTGCAGGAAACCCGCGATGCCGATCTGTTGCTGCACGTAGTCGATGCGGCCGATCCTGAACGCCTGCAGACGATGTCGCAGGTCGAAAGTGTCTTACGCGACATCGGGGCGGGCGAACAAACGGTGATTCAGGTCTACAACAAGCTCGATCTGCTGGACGATACGCCGCATGTCGACCGCAACCCTGAGGGCGATGTCGAACGTGTCTGGGTGTCGGCACATGACGGGCGCGGCATTGACCTGCTACGCCAGGTGCTGGCGCAGTATTTCGTGCCGGACATGGTACATGGCTGGATGCATCTGGAACCGGGCGAGGGGCGCCTGCGAGCACGGTTATTTGGCCTGGGTGCGGTGCTCGACGAACGGATCGATGACTACGGGGCCTGGGAGTTGGAAGTCAGGCTGCCGCAGCGCGAGCTGGATGTGGCGCTGGCAAGCACCCGTCGCGCCGAAGCAGGGCTGCGCCCGGCATGA
- the hfq gene encoding RNA chaperone Hfq: MSKGHTLQEPFLNVLRKERVPVAIFLVNGIKLQGQIESFDQFVVLLKNAVSQMVYKHAISTIVPSRPVKVPLVDDDEAAE; this comes from the coding sequence ATGTCTAAGGGACATACGCTACAAGAGCCCTTCCTTAATGTCCTGCGCAAAGAGCGCGTGCCGGTCGCCATTTTCCTGGTCAACGGCATCAAGCTGCAGGGGCAGATCGAATCGTTCGATCAATTCGTCGTGCTGCTCAAGAACGCAGTCAGCCAGATGGTCTACAAGCACGCCATATCCACGATTGTGCCGTCGCGCCCGGTCAAGGTGCCACTGGTAGACGACGATGAGGCCGCCGAGTAA
- the miaA gene encoding tRNA (adenosine(37)-N6)-dimethylallyltransferase MiaA: MGPTASGKTDLAVELARRFPVAIVSVDSALIYRGMDIGTAKPQAAVLAEAPHRLIDIRDPAESYSAAQFRADALREMAQITAAGQVPLLVGGTMLYFRALERGLSELPQANTAVRAALEDEARRRGWRALHDELARIDPVAAARIHPNDPQRLQRALEVYRISGVPLSTLQQRRDRHVFPYRPLRMALLPVDRERLHARIAERFVKMLKEGLINEVSHLYGRDDLDLSYPSMRAVGYRQVWRHLAGEYGREEMIRRAVVATRQLAKRQMTWLRSDADLMTLNADAIQVSTVCAQVENYLGRA, encoded by the coding sequence TTGTCAGCGTGGACTCCGCGCTGATCTATCGCGGAATGGATATCGGTACGGCCAAGCCTCAGGCGGCTGTGCTGGCCGAGGCGCCGCATCGCCTGATCGACATCCGCGATCCGGCTGAGAGCTATTCGGCAGCGCAGTTTCGTGCCGATGCACTGCGCGAGATGGCGCAGATCACTGCTGCAGGCCAGGTGCCTTTGCTGGTCGGGGGTACGATGTTGTATTTCCGCGCGTTGGAGCGGGGGCTCTCGGAGTTGCCGCAGGCGAACACGGCCGTGCGCGCCGCGCTTGAAGACGAAGCTCGCCGGCGTGGCTGGCGCGCATTGCACGATGAACTGGCGCGGATCGACCCGGTCGCCGCTGCGCGTATCCATCCCAATGATCCGCAGCGCCTGCAACGTGCGCTGGAGGTCTACCGGATCAGCGGCGTGCCGCTGAGCACGCTCCAACAACGCCGCGACAGGCATGTCTTTCCCTATCGACCCTTGCGTATGGCCTTGCTACCGGTTGATCGAGAACGGCTGCATGCGCGCATTGCCGAACGTTTTGTAAAGATGCTTAAAGAAGGCTTGATAAACGAGGTCTCGCACTTATATGGGAGAGACGATCTGGACTTGTCGTATCCGTCCATGCGCGCAGTCGGCTATCGGCAGGTCTGGCGTCATCTGGCCGGTGAGTATGGGCGGGAAGAAATGATTCGGCGAGCTGTCGTCGCCACGCGACAGCTCGCCAAACGTCAGATGACGTGGTTACGTAGCGATGCGGATTTGATGACGCTGAACGCGGACGCAATCCAGGTGTCTACAGTTTGTGCGCAGGTCGAGAATTACCTCGGGCGCGCGTGA